Proteins encoded in a region of the Rhizophagus irregularis chromosome 24, complete sequence genome:
- a CDS encoding uncharacterized protein (SECRETED:cutsite_IHG-CH; SECRETED:prob_0.8019); SECRETED:SignalP(1-20), whose amino-acid sequence MNKKYFIILLVFFFIKKIHGCHPAGGGCSNNSNYKCGVQVIDSNLLPNSMLKMTVQSPDMEDNLGVSAIGHFSMHVDNNGGGYKFFDKPRWVNGCGCAKCENIPLQYTIYEEFDLPTPPKGTWYDIWVSIYWTCVNDAGRSRTCISEDIHYRGYVK is encoded by the exons atgaataaaaaatacttcatCATTTtacttgtattttttttcattaaaaaaattcatggtTGTCATCCTGCTGGTGGCGGGTGtagtaataattcaaattata aatgtgGTGTTCAGGTTATAGATTCCAATTTGTTACCAAATTCTATGCTTAAAATGACAGTTCAATCTCCTGATATGGAAGACAATTTGGGAGTATCAGCAATAGGCCACTTTAGTATGCACGTTGATAATAATGGCGGTgggtataaattttttgataaacctCGATGGGTTAATGGTTGTGGTTGTGCCAAATGCGAAAATATACCTCTGCAATACACAATCTATGAGGAATTTGATTTACCAACACCTCCAAAAGGAACTTGGTATGATATTTGGGTTTCAATATATTGGACTTGTGTAAACGACGCCGGACGTAGTAGAACTTGTATTAGTGAAGATATTCACTACCGAGGTTATGTCAAGTAG